In Gadus macrocephalus chromosome 4, ASM3116895v1, the following proteins share a genomic window:
- the smo gene encoding protein smoothened, which translates to MSSQGSSPIVAVLGMVMCALAASLLGSSHAVLSPNVTVLNDPCKKTTTCEVLRYNTCLGSALPYTHTSLILAEDSTTQEEAFEKLTMWSGLRNAPRCWSVIRPLLCAVYMPKCEQGLVELPSQAVCLATRRPCSIVDQERGWPDFLKCEENHKFPVGCTNEGQKLKFNTSGQCEAPLVKTDIVSSWYKDVEGCGIQCDNPLFTEEEHTDMHAYIAYFGSITMLCTFFTLATFLADWKNSNRYPAVILFYINACFFVGSIGWLAQFLDGARKEIVCKSDNTMRLGEPSSSETLSCVTIFIIVYYSLMSGVIWFVMLTYAWHTSFKALGTTQQPLTGRTSYFHMITWSVPFVLTVAILAIAEVDGDSVSGICFVGYKNYHYRAGFVLAPIGVVLVVGGYFLIRGVMTLFSIKSNHPGLLSEKAASKINETMLRLGIFGFLAFGFVFITFGCHFYDFFNQAEWERSFREYVLCEANVTIASQTNKPIPECTIKNRPSLMVEKINLFSMFGTGIAMSTWVWTKATILIWKRTWCRVIGRSDDEPKRIKKSRMIAKAFSKRKELHKDPEKELSFSMHTVSHEGPVAGINFDLNEPSNDMSSAWAQHVTKMVARRGAILPQDISVTPTGTPVPPADERNQLWMVEAEISPEMIKRKKKKKKRRAGAGAGPKEVRPLEEAGADPQGYRRREFGPSAVPRLPQLPRHPSLVADLRARPDQRRPRRHDDEDLLPGSYPDFRPSHPYPPYRPPGPLEELSDAPEDLGLRGPRCRPFAAPAPWQPGRTLRPPGGAVVAPGGRRLVPSQGPIHSRTNLMEAELMDADSDF; encoded by the exons ATGTCCTCCCAGGGCAGCAGCCCCATTGTTGCAGTGCTCGGAATGGTGATGTGCGCCCTGGCCGCCTCCCTCCTAGGCTCCTCTCACGCCGTTTTGTCTCCAAACGTGACGGTATTGAACGACCCCTGCAAGAAGACGACGACCTGTGAGGTCCTGAGGTACAACACATGCCTGGGGTCGGCCCTACCCTACACGCACACGTCGCTCATCCTGGCCGAAGACTCTACGACCCAAGAGGAAGCCTTCGAGAAGCTGACCATGTGGTCCG GTCTGCGGAACGCGCCTCGCTGCTGGTCGGTGATCCGGCCCCTGTTGTGCGCCGTCTACATGCCCAAGTGTGAGCAGGGCCTGGTGGAGCTTCCCAGCCAGGCGGTCTGCCTCGCCACGCGGAGGCCCTGCAGCATCGTGGACCAGGAGAGGGGCTGGCCCGACTTCCTCAAGTGTGAGGAGAACCACAAGTTCCCCGTCGGCTGCACG aacgAGGGGCAGAAGCTGAAGTTCAACACGTCCGGCCAGTGCGAGGCTCCGCTGGTGAAGACGGACATTGTTTCCAGCTGGTACAAGGACGTGGAGGGGTGCGGGATCCAGTGTGACAACCCCCTGTTCACCGAGGAGGAGCACACCGACATGCACGCCTACATCGCCTACTTCGGCTCCATCACCATGCTCTGCACCTTCTTCACCCTG GCGACGTTCCTGGCCGACTGGAAGAACTCCAACCGCTACCCGGCAGTCATCCTGTTCTACATCAACGCCTGCTTCTTCGTGGGCAGCATCGGCTGGCTGGCCCAGTTCCTGGACGGCGCGCGCAAGGAGATCGTCTGCAAGAGCGACAACACCATGCGCCTCGGCGAACCCTC ctcctcagaGACTCTCTCCTGCGtcaccatcttcatcatcgtGTACTACTCGCTGATGTCGGGAGTGATCTGGTTCGTGATGCTCACCTACGCCTGGCACACCTCCTTCAAGGCGCTGGGCACCACCCAGCAGCCGCTGACCGGGCGCACCTCCTACTTTCACATGATCACCTGGTCCGTGCCTTTCGTCCTCACCGTTGCCATCCTGGCCATCGCCGAG GTGGATGGGGACTCTGTCAGCGGTATCTGCTTCGTGGGCTATAAGAACTACCACTACCGTGCCGGATTCGTGCTCGCACCCATCGGCGTCGTGCTGGTCGTCGGGGGCTACTTCCTGATCCGAG GGGTCATGACCTTGTTCTCAATCAAGAGCAACCACCCGGGCCTGCTGAGCGAGAAGGCCGCCAGTAAGATCAACGAGACGATGCTGAGACTCG gGATATTCGGGTTCCTGGCCTTCGGCTTCGTCTTCATCACCTTCGGCTGCCACTTCTACGACTTCTTCAACCAGGCCGAGTGGGAGCGCAGCTTCAGGGAATACGTGCT CTGCGAGGCCAACGTCACCATCGCCTCTCAGACCAACAAGCCGATCCCAGAGTGCACCATCAAGAACCGGCCCAGCCTGATGGTGGAGAAGATCAACCTGTTCTCCATGTTCGGCACCGGCATCGCCATGAGCACCTGGGTCTGGACCAAGGCCACCATCCTCATCTGGAAACGCACCTGGTGCAG GGTGATTGGCCGCAGCGACGACGAGCCCAAGAGGATCAAGAAGAGCCGCATGATCGCCAAGGCCTTCTCCAAGCGCAAGGAGCTCCACAAAGACCCCGAGAAGGAGCTGTCCTTCAGCATGCACACAGTCTCCCACGAGGGGCCCGTTG CTGGGATCAACTTTGACCTCAACGAGCCGTCCAATGACATGTCGTCCGCCTGGGCCCAGCACGTCACCAAGATGGTGGCCAGACGGGGCGCCATCTTGCCCCAGGACATCTCCGTGACCCCCACGGGAACACCCG tCCCGCCGGCGGACGAGCGGAACCAGCTGTGGATGGTGGAGGCGGAGATCTCCCCCGAGATGATCAAgcgcaagaagaagaagaagaagcggcgtgcgggggcgggggcggggccgaagGAGGTGCGGCccctggaggaggcgggggccgACCCCCAGGGGTACCGGCGCCGCGAGTTCGGCCCCAGCGCGGTGCCCCGCCTGCCCCAGCTCCCGCGCCACCCCAGCCTGGTGGCCGACCTGCGGGCGCGGCCCGACCAGCGTCGGCCCCGTCGCCACGACGACGAGGACCTCCTGCCGGGCTCCTACCCGGACTTCCGGCCCTCCCACCCCTACCCGCCCTACCGCCCGCCCGGGCCCCTGGAGGAGCTCAGCGACGCCCCCGAGGACCTGGGCCTGCGGGGGCCCCGCTGTCGGCCCTTCGCGGCCCCGGCCCCGTGGCAGCCCGGCCGGACCCTGCGGCCCCccgggggggcggtggtggccCCTGGGGGGCGGCGCCTGGTCCCGAGCCAGGGCCCCATCCACTCTAGGACCAATCTGATGGAGGCGGAGCTTATGGACGCCGACTCGGACTTCTGA
- the tspan33a gene encoding tetraspanin-33: MANRRRGATDGDFSYVSRVVKYTLFLFNMIFWVIALVMVAIGVYARVSKHAETAMACLSVDPAMLLMVVGVLMFLITFCGCVGSLRENICLLQIFCVFLILIFLLQLAAGILGFIFSDKARAKVTELINDAVIHYRDDLDLQNLIDYGQREFGCCGGTAFTDWQHNMYFNCTPENRSRERCSVPYSCCLISKDEAVINTMCGSGLQLQNFLEAAELIYTNGCIDKLVDWIHSNLFLLGGVALGLAIPQLVGIMLSQILINQIREQIDLQNYNHRHQSDPWL, encoded by the exons ATGGCGAACAGACGCAGGGGCGCAACCGACGGGGACTTCTCGTACGTCAGCCGAGTTGTGAAGTACACGCTCTTTCTGTTCAACATGATCTTTTGG GTCATCGCCCTGGTGATGGTGGCCATCGGGGTGTACGCCCGTGTGTCCAAGCATGCAG AGACGGCCATGGCCTGCCTGTCCGTGGACCCGGCCATGctgttgatggtggtgggggtgctgaTGTTCCTCATCACCTTCTGTGGCTGCGTGGGCTCCCTGCGCGAGAACATCTGCCTCCTGCAGATA TTCTGCGTCTTCCTCATCCTGATCTTCCTGCTCCAGCTGGCTGCTGGCATCCTGGGGTTTATCTTCTCTGATAAG GCGAGGGCTAAAGTGACGGAGCTCATCAACGACGCGGTCATCCACTACAGGGATGACCTGGATCTCCAGAATCTCATTGACTACGGTCAGAGAGAG TTTGGCTGTTGCGGCGGCACGGCGTTCACAGACTGGCAGCACAACATGTACTTCAACTGCACGCCAGAGAACCGGAGCCGGGAGCGCTGCTCCGTACCCTACTCCTGCTGCCTCATCTCCAAGGACGAG GCCGTGATCAACACCATGTGTGGCAGCGGCCTCCAGCTGCAGAACTTCCTGGAGGCGGCGGAGTTGATCTACACCAACGGCTGCATCGACAAGCTGGTGGACTGGATCCACAGCAACCTGTTCCTCCTGGGGGGCGTGGCGCTGGGGCTAGCCATCCCCCAG CTGGTTGGGATCATGCTGTCGCAGATCCTGATCAACCAGATCAGGGAACAGATAGATCTCCAAAACTACAACCACAGGCACCAGTCGGACCCCTGGCTCTGA
- the LOC132455007 gene encoding zinc finger protein 768-like isoform X1 yields the protein MMETGSSSHGAPPLPLSSLRLLVSPLRLLLAAAWQVVHQRRVLSYDALADLVAVVTETVPELLAPSQRAELVLGLRARLILELCKADGPPDLVRIQANLEKIHACSAQLGSLHQEGGVKTLEASAIAFSQLVLRLISVPSEKEIFLKEVFPVTYGRVYDQTLRRLLAEFLSRLEQLLPNPTLTQTAAWLPDGPSGPEFSRWLPDPSPLETLLLHHRGLGALGHGPPRYEEVNTIMAALALPPPARGPRPEEGPDSGDGDGDGDVLCGEEESRDSSTRPSRKEPPIKPTGHRRSPCRQPAFKMLKIQLHKIIPPNIPRLTKPPIPPSTGPPTPPSTEPPIPPSTEPPIPPSTEPPIPPSTEPPIPPSTGPPIPPSTGPPIPEPGRPVPKPRGRPPGRRKAVDGTAREGQRKENADRAAATPASTKRKRRKGDEEEERIEEEEEEEEEEVDEAEEGAEQPPADKPKGRDRRFLSARPENPPHTEAETRCPRCGKSFLRPNQLKTHLKLHALPYRCLPCEKGFGSKSGYYQHQRLHRKGRAFPCGHCPLSFLCRYSLRQHERTHTEGPTHLCPECGKRFSKVSMVRHMRMHAGQKDFLCPACGKSFLSSGELLLHTRTHTRDTPYTCTLCGKGFTTKSHLVVHGRSHSGERPYPCAVCPKRFITVSCLKRHMLSHDGVKPFSCPRCPKEFSQIGNLRRHMGTHPPPPPPPPPHEEVTGDT from the exons ATGATGGAGACGGGTTCGAGCAGCCACG gcgccccccccctccccctgtcgtCCCTCCGCCTCCTGGTCTCCCCGCTGCGCCTCCTATTGGCCGCCGCCTGGCAGGTGGTCCATCAGCGCCGCGTGCTGAGCTACGACGCGCTGGCCGACCTCGTGGCCGTCGTCACGGAGACGGTGCCCGAGCTGCTGGCGCCGAGCCAGAGGGCGGAGCTAGTCCTTGGGCTGAGGGCGAGG CTCATCCTGGAGCTCTGCAAGGCCGACGGGCCGCCCGACCTCGTCAGGATCCAGGCCAACCTGGAGAAGATCCACGCCTGCAGCGCCCAGCTGGGCTCCCTCCACCAGGAG GGCGGGGTGAAGACCCTGGAGGCCTCCGCCATCGCCTTCTCCCAGCTGGTCCTCCGGCTGATCAGCGTCCCCTCGGAGAAGGAGATCTTCCTCAAG GAGGTGTTCCCCGTGACGTACGGCCGGGTCTACGACCAGACCCTCAGACGGCTGCTGGCCGAGTTCCTCTCCAGACTGGAGCAGCTGCTGCCCAACCCCACTCTCACCCAG ACGGCGGCCTGGCTCCCTGACGGCCCCTCCGGACCAGAGTTCAGCCGCTGGCTGCCGGACCCCTCCCCCCTGGAGACGCTGCTGCTGCACCACCGGGGGCTGGGAGCCCTGGGCCACG GCCCGCCCCGCTATGAGGAGGTGAACACCATCATGGCCGCGCTGGCACTGCCCCCCCCTGCCCGCGGCCCCCGACCGGAGGAGGGCCCGGACAGCGGGGACggagacggggacggggacgtccTTTGCGGGGAGGAGGAGTCCCGGGACAGCTCAACGCGACCCAGCCGTAAGGAGCCGCCCATCAAACCGACAG gcCACAGGCGGTCCCCCTGTCGCCAGCCCGCCTTCAAGATGCTGAAGATCCAACTCCACAAGATCATCCCCCCTAACATCCCCCGATTGACCaaaccccccatccccccctctacaggaccccccacccccccctctacagaaccccccatccccccctctacagaaccccccatccccccctctacagaaccccccatccccccctctacagaaccccccatccccccctctacaggaccccccatccccccctctaCAGGACCCCCCATCCCAGAACCGGGGCGTCCCGTCCCCAAGCCCCGGGGGCGCCCCCCAGGCAGGAGGAAAGCCGTGGACGGCACGGCCCGGGAGGGGCAGAGAAAGGAGAACGCCGATAGGGCGGCGGCCACGCCCGCCTCGACCAAGAGGAAGAGGCGGAAAggcgatgaggaggaagagcggatcgaggaggaggaggaggaggaggaggaggaggtcgacGAAGCGGAAGAAGGGGCGGAGCAGCCCCCCGCCGACAAGCCCAAGGGGCGAGACCGGCGGTTCCTGAGCGCGCGGCCGGAGAACCCGCCCCACACGGAGGCGGAGACGCGGTGCCCCCGCTGCGGCAAGAGCTTCCTGCGGCCCAACCAGCTGAAGACGCACCTGAAGCTCCACGCGCTGCCCTACCGCTGCCTGCCCTGTGAGAAGGGCTTCGGCAGCAAGTCGGGCTACTACCAGCACCAGCGGCTGcacaggaaggggcgggccttcccCTGCGGCCACTGCCCGCTCAGCTTCCTGTGCCGCTACTCCCTGCGGCAGCACGAGCGGACGCACACCGAGGGCCCCACCCACCTCTGCCCCGAGTGCGGCAAGCGCTTCAGCAAGGTGAGCATGGTGCGGCACATGCGCATGCACGCCGGCCAGAAGGACTTCCTGTGCCCGGCGTGCGGCAAGAGCTTCCTGTCGTCgggggagctgctgctgcacacGCGCACTCACACGCGCGACACGCCCTACACGTGCACGCTCTGCGGGAAGGGCTTCACCACCAAGAGCCACCTGGTGGTGCACGGCCGCTCGCACTCGGGCGAGAGGCCGTACCCGTGCGCCGTCTGCCCCAAGAGGTTCATCACGGTCAGCTGCCTGAAGAGGCACATGCTGAGCCACGACGGGGTCAAGCCCTTCAGCTGCCCCCGCTGCCCCAAAGAGTTCTCCCAGATCGGGAACCTGAGGAGGCACATGGGCACccacccgccgccgccgccgcccccgcccccgcacgAGGAGGTGACGGGAGACACGTGA
- the LOC132455007 gene encoding zinc finger protein 768-like isoform X2 — protein MIQLILELCKADGPPDLVRIQANLEKIHACSAQLGSLHQEGGVKTLEASAIAFSQLVLRLISVPSEKEIFLKEVFPVTYGRVYDQTLRRLLAEFLSRLEQLLPNPTLTQTAAWLPDGPSGPEFSRWLPDPSPLETLLLHHRGLGALGHGPPRYEEVNTIMAALALPPPARGPRPEEGPDSGDGDGDGDVLCGEEESRDSSTRPSRKEPPIKPTGHRRSPCRQPAFKMLKIQLHKIIPPNIPRLTKPPIPPSTGPPTPPSTEPPIPPSTEPPIPPSTEPPIPPSTEPPIPPSTGPPIPPSTGPPIPEPGRPVPKPRGRPPGRRKAVDGTAREGQRKENADRAAATPASTKRKRRKGDEEEERIEEEEEEEEEEVDEAEEGAEQPPADKPKGRDRRFLSARPENPPHTEAETRCPRCGKSFLRPNQLKTHLKLHALPYRCLPCEKGFGSKSGYYQHQRLHRKGRAFPCGHCPLSFLCRYSLRQHERTHTEGPTHLCPECGKRFSKVSMVRHMRMHAGQKDFLCPACGKSFLSSGELLLHTRTHTRDTPYTCTLCGKGFTTKSHLVVHGRSHSGERPYPCAVCPKRFITVSCLKRHMLSHDGVKPFSCPRCPKEFSQIGNLRRHMGTHPPPPPPPPPHEEVTGDT, from the exons ATGATTCAG CTCATCCTGGAGCTCTGCAAGGCCGACGGGCCGCCCGACCTCGTCAGGATCCAGGCCAACCTGGAGAAGATCCACGCCTGCAGCGCCCAGCTGGGCTCCCTCCACCAGGAG GGCGGGGTGAAGACCCTGGAGGCCTCCGCCATCGCCTTCTCCCAGCTGGTCCTCCGGCTGATCAGCGTCCCCTCGGAGAAGGAGATCTTCCTCAAG GAGGTGTTCCCCGTGACGTACGGCCGGGTCTACGACCAGACCCTCAGACGGCTGCTGGCCGAGTTCCTCTCCAGACTGGAGCAGCTGCTGCCCAACCCCACTCTCACCCAG ACGGCGGCCTGGCTCCCTGACGGCCCCTCCGGACCAGAGTTCAGCCGCTGGCTGCCGGACCCCTCCCCCCTGGAGACGCTGCTGCTGCACCACCGGGGGCTGGGAGCCCTGGGCCACG GCCCGCCCCGCTATGAGGAGGTGAACACCATCATGGCCGCGCTGGCACTGCCCCCCCCTGCCCGCGGCCCCCGACCGGAGGAGGGCCCGGACAGCGGGGACggagacggggacggggacgtccTTTGCGGGGAGGAGGAGTCCCGGGACAGCTCAACGCGACCCAGCCGTAAGGAGCCGCCCATCAAACCGACAG gcCACAGGCGGTCCCCCTGTCGCCAGCCCGCCTTCAAGATGCTGAAGATCCAACTCCACAAGATCATCCCCCCTAACATCCCCCGATTGACCaaaccccccatccccccctctacaggaccccccacccccccctctacagaaccccccatccccccctctacagaaccccccatccccccctctacagaaccccccatccccccctctacagaaccccccatccccccctctacaggaccccccatccccccctctaCAGGACCCCCCATCCCAGAACCGGGGCGTCCCGTCCCCAAGCCCCGGGGGCGCCCCCCAGGCAGGAGGAAAGCCGTGGACGGCACGGCCCGGGAGGGGCAGAGAAAGGAGAACGCCGATAGGGCGGCGGCCACGCCCGCCTCGACCAAGAGGAAGAGGCGGAAAggcgatgaggaggaagagcggatcgaggaggaggaggaggaggaggaggaggaggtcgacGAAGCGGAAGAAGGGGCGGAGCAGCCCCCCGCCGACAAGCCCAAGGGGCGAGACCGGCGGTTCCTGAGCGCGCGGCCGGAGAACCCGCCCCACACGGAGGCGGAGACGCGGTGCCCCCGCTGCGGCAAGAGCTTCCTGCGGCCCAACCAGCTGAAGACGCACCTGAAGCTCCACGCGCTGCCCTACCGCTGCCTGCCCTGTGAGAAGGGCTTCGGCAGCAAGTCGGGCTACTACCAGCACCAGCGGCTGcacaggaaggggcgggccttcccCTGCGGCCACTGCCCGCTCAGCTTCCTGTGCCGCTACTCCCTGCGGCAGCACGAGCGGACGCACACCGAGGGCCCCACCCACCTCTGCCCCGAGTGCGGCAAGCGCTTCAGCAAGGTGAGCATGGTGCGGCACATGCGCATGCACGCCGGCCAGAAGGACTTCCTGTGCCCGGCGTGCGGCAAGAGCTTCCTGTCGTCgggggagctgctgctgcacacGCGCACTCACACGCGCGACACGCCCTACACGTGCACGCTCTGCGGGAAGGGCTTCACCACCAAGAGCCACCTGGTGGTGCACGGCCGCTCGCACTCGGGCGAGAGGCCGTACCCGTGCGCCGTCTGCCCCAAGAGGTTCATCACGGTCAGCTGCCTGAAGAGGCACATGCTGAGCCACGACGGGGTCAAGCCCTTCAGCTGCCCCCGCTGCCCCAAAGAGTTCTCCCAGATCGGGAACCTGAGGAGGCACATGGGCACccacccgccgccgccgccgcccccgcccccgcacgAGGAGGTGACGGGAGACACGTGA